ggtggggcagtgcggggaggttgtgctctgtattatgggtggtggggctgtgcggggaggttgtactctgtattatgggtggtggggcagttcgggaggttgtgctctgtattatgggtggtggggcagttcgggaggttgtactctgtattatgggtggtggggcagtgcggggaggttgtactctgtattatgggtggtggggcagttcgggaggttgtactctgtattatgggtggtggggcagtgcggggaggttgtactctgtattatgggtggtggggcagttcgggaggttgtactctgtattatggatggtgggtagtgcggggaggttgtactctgtattatgggtggtggggcagtgcgaggaggttgtgctctgtattatgggtggtggggcagtgcgaggaggttgtactctgtattatgggtggtggggcagtgcagggaggttgtgctctgtattatcggtggtggggcagtgcagggaggttgtaccctgtattatgggtggtggggcagtgcggggaggttgtaccctgtattatgggtggtggggcagtgcggggaggttgtactctgtattataggtggtgggcagtgcagggaggttgtactgtgtattatgggtggtggggcagtgcaggcaggttgtgctctgtattatgggtggtgggcagtgcagggaggttgtactctgtattatgggtggtgggcagtgcggggaggttgtactctgtattatgggtggtgggcagtgcagggaggttgtactctgtattatgggtggtgggcagtgcggggaggttgtaccctatattatgggtggtggggcagtgcagggaggttgtactctgcaTTATGGGTGGGGcaggcagtgcggggaggttgtactctgtattatgggtggtggggcagtgcggggaggttgtactctgtattatgggtggtggggcagttgcgggaggttgtactctgtattatgggtggtgggcagtgcagggaggttgtctgtatatagtgtggtggggcagtgcggggaggttgtactctgtattatgggtggtggggcagtgcggggaggttgtactgtatatagtgtgttggggctgggcggggaggttgtactctgtatgatGGGTGGAGTGGGCAGtgcagggaggttgtactctgtattgtgGGTGGTGGGGCACTGCGGGGAGGTTGTGCTCTGTATGATGGGTggtgggcagtgcggggaggttgtgctctgtatgatgggtggtgggcagtgcggggaggttgtgctctgtattatgggtggtggggcagtgcggggaggttgtactctgtatgatgggtggtggggcagtgcggggaggttgtactctgtattatgggtggtggggcactgcggggaggttgtgctctgtatgatgggtggtgggcagtgcggggaggttgtactctgtattatgggtggtgggcagtgcggggaggttgtgctctgtattatgggtggtggggcactgcggggaggttgtgctctgtattatgggtggtggggcagtgcggggaggttgtgctctgtattatgggtggtggggcagtgcggggaggttgtgctctgtattatgggtggtgggcagtgcagggaggttgtactctgtattatgggtggtggggcagtgcggggaggttgtactctgtatgatgggtggtggggcagtgcggggaggttgtgctctgtattatgggtggtgggcagtgcggggaggttgtactctgtattatgggtggtggggcagtgcgaGGAGgtagtactctgtattatgggtgctGGGGCACTGCGGGGAGGTTGTGCTCTGTATGatgggtggtgggcagtgcagggaggttgtactgtatatagtgtgttGGGGCAGTGCGAGGAGgtagtactctgtattatgggtggtggggcagtgcggggaggttgtactctgtattatgggtggtggggcagtgcggggaggttgtactctgtattatgggtggtggggcagtgcggggaggttgtactctgtattatgggtggggcgggcagtgcggggaggttgtactctgtatgatgggtggtggggcagtgcggggaggttgtactgtatatagtgtgttGGGGCAgggcggggaggttgtactctgtatgatGGGTGGGTTGGgtagtgcggggaggttgtactctgtattatgggtggtggggcagtgcagggaggttgtactctgtatgatGGGTGGGTTGGgtagtgcggggaggttgtactctgtattattggtggtgggcagtgcagggaggttgtactctgtattatgggtggtggggcagtgcggggaggttgtactccgTATGATGGGTGGAGTGGGCAGtgcagggaggttgtactctgtataaGAGCGTCCTCACCAGCAGGAAGTGATACTTAGTTGCTGAGAGTCTACAAGTTACTCTGAAGTCTGCTGGTTTCCTGTGATTTCCAGCCATGGGGCAGATAGAATGGGCAATGTGGGCAAACGAGCAGGCGCTGGCATCAGGACTGAGTGAGTATTCTGAGTTGGTTTCTTCGTCAGTGCAGCATGGCATTACAGACATGTCAGAGATGACTGGTGGTGCTCTTACATGGGACTGCACCGACCACACACTGTAATTCCTCTGAGTAGAGttacttgcagtcctatgtaacgctGTAGCTCCGAGCCCAATGCCGCTTGCGTCTACTATGCTGGGCTGTGCGTACAGATGGATGGGGCGTAAGTCTGACTTGATGGTGGGTAAGATGTTTGAAGGGTCTCTGAGATGCCGTCCTGGGGGGCCTGAAGGAAAATAGCTCTATGAGAGACTGCTCCAGTCACACCACCCTGACCAGCTTCTACCAGGAGGTAAGTACTTGACTGGaccggagagtcactggatcttgtggaTCTGGACTCTCCCAAAGTGTTTGAGACTGTACTGCATAAAGGCTTGGTATATTAGATAAGGATGCTTGGTCTGGGGgggatgtgtgtaagggggtaactggtcagtgatgggAAGTAGAGGGGGTTATACATGGTACATGCTCTGATTGTcactgaccattgtctatgtgtatattgtctatgtgtatagcatccctcacacttcgccataccgcgcacatctccagcacctttaccttctgtatcaccccattacttgtagtatgtaagctcgttggagccggaccctcacccctattgtttccatcagctgattactatgtaaccgcggttctttcagcaccggtactcaagaaggacatatcagcggTTTAAAAAAAGggtgcaactaaagtaataaatggatggactacaatacccagagaagttatcaaacTTGGGGTTATTTTGTTTCGAAAAAAGAAGGTTCAgtggcgacctaataactgtatataatatatcaggggtccgtacagagatctctgccatcatctattatacctaggactgtaacaagggggcgctctaataactgtatataatatatcaggggtcagtacaaagatctctcccaccatctattatatccaggactgtaacaagggggaactctaataactatgtatagacatatcaggggtcagtacagagatctctcccatcatctattatatccaggactgtaacaagggggcgctctaataactataatatatatggggtcagtacagagatctctcccatcatctattattagagcgcccccttgttacagtactgggtataatagatgatgggagagatctctgtactgacccctgatatatctatacatagttattagagtgcccccttgttacagtcctgggtataatagatgatgggagagatctctgtactgacccctgatatatctatacatagttattagagtgcccccttgttacagtcctgggtataatagatgatgggagagatctctgtactgaccctgatatattatacatagctattagagcgcccccttgttacagtcctgggtataatagatgatgggagagatctctgtactgacccctgatatatctatacatagttattagagcgcccccttgttacagtactggatataatagatgatgggagagatctctgtactgacccctgatatatctatacatagttattagagcgccctcttgttacagtcctgggtataatagatgatgggagagatctctgtactgacccctgatatatctatacatagttattagagcgcccccttgttacagtactgggtataactatgtatagatatatcaggggtcagtacagagatctctcccatcatctattatacccaggactgtaacaagagggcgctctaataactatgtatagatatatcaggggtcagtacagagatctctcccatcatctattatatccaggactgtaacaagggggcgctctaatagctatgtataatatatcagggtcagtacagagatctctcccatcatctattatacccaggactgtaacaagggggcactctaataactatgtatagatatatcaggggtcagtacagagatctctcccatcatctattatacccaggactgtaacaagggggcactctaataactatgtatagatatatcaggggtcagtacagagatctctcccatcatctattatatccaggactgtaacaagggggcgctctaataactatgtatattatattaggggtcagtacagagatctctcccatcatctattatacccaggactgtaacaagggggctctctaataactatgtataatatatcaggggtcagtacagagatctctcccatcatctattatatcctggactgtaacaagggggcgctctaataactatgtataatatatcaggggtcagtacagagatctctcccatcatccattatactcaggactgtaacaaggggccgctctaataactatgtatagatatatcagggatcagtgcagagatctctcccatcatctattatacccaggactgtaacaagggggcactctaataactatgtatagatatatcaggggtcagtacagagatctctcccatcatctattatacccaggactgtaacacgggggcgctctaataactatgtatagatatatcaggggtcagtacagagatctcctaccatctattatacccaggactgtaacaagggggcactctaataactatatatagatatatcaggggtcagtacagagatctccccattATGTATTATACctaggattgtaacaaggggccgctctaataactatgtatagatatatcagggatcagtgcagagatctctcccatcatctattatacccaggactgtaacaagggggcactctaataactatgtatagatatatcaggggtcagtacagagatctctcccatcatctattatacccaggactgtaacacgggggcgctctaataactatgtatagatatatcaggggtcagtacagagatctcctaccatctattatacccaggactgtaacaagggggcactctaataaccatgtatagatatattaggggtcagtacagagatctctcccatcatctattatacccaggactgtaacaagggggcgctctaataactatgtataatatatcaggggtcagtacagagatctctcccatcatctattatacccaggactgtaacaagggggcgctctaataactatatataatatatcaggggtcagtacagagatctctcccatcatctcttatacccaggactgtaacaagggggcactctaataactatgtatagatatatcaggggtcagtacagagatctctcccatcatctattatacccaggactgtaacaagggggcgctctaataactatatatagatatatcacgggtcagtgcagagatctctcccatcatctattatacccaggactgtaacaagggggcgctctaataactatgtatagatatatcaggggtcagtacagagatctccccattatgtattatacccagactgtaacaagggggcgctctgtaCATCTAGAGGATAGAAGGTTtctacaacatagaagggggtctttactgtaagagcagtgatactatGGACCTCTCTCCTGAGGATGCGGTGATGGTGATACAATATAAGAGTATAAGAGCTtccggacgcctttcttgagtgttacaatgttacatgttCTATCACTGATCGGCGTCggcgatccggggattattccgaatgTCAGattagaatttttttccttaaatgggaaaaactggcttctacctcattgaggtttttttctgccttctggatcaacattgggggtaatagtgTGAACTGGagggtctttttttggccttcctaCTAGGCACTAGGTGATAACAGTCATGTGATACAATGCGGTGTCTCCATGTAGGATCCATATGACTGGAGTGATGGCCATCTGTGCTCAGCCCCGGCACTTCTATCCCTTATGCCCGGAGTGTTCCCTGAAGTCTGCTGGATCCCTTTTAATTTTTAGGAAATAGATATGTGGAGGTCATATAAAGCACAACTACACCCCAATCATGAGGATTATAAGTAGGAAGGAACTTTCCCTTTAAAGGGCTCGTAGTGTCAGGTTGATGctgagaaagctggagatagGACATCTGGGTGACTTGCCGCTTTAAGTTTTGGGGTATCGGCATGTGAACATAACAAAGAGTGAATGAGGAAGTGAGAGGAGGAAGTCGCTGCACCCGACTGCGAACCGGTTCTCCCACAGCTTCCTCCGCATTCATAGTCAGATTTGTGTCAGAGAATAGAGTGCAAGCTCTTGGGACATAGGGTGCAAGCAGCATTTTATGGGATGTATGTAGGGATGTTTCCACAAACCCTGCACAGCACGTCGGCCAGTGATACATCTGCTCTAATGACTCGTTAGCCCTGACGGACTCGAATTGAAGCCATTTGTGCATCACCCAGGTTTATTtatagaggcataacttgaaactcTTGGGCCCCACCTACTGGTATCCTATGCGGTAGAGGCTGCGGCGCCCCCAGGAGTTCATGGCCTGCACTCCACATTACATCTTCCCTCTGCACACACATCTCATTATCACACTTGTGAGCCATGGGCAGAgcttaccgccccccccccccccccccctccgcctcgcgGCTCCGTGACTGTTGACTTGGTGATTTCACAAATGTAAGAAATAATTTAGTTCATCTTTCTGAAGGGAAGTGGAGAGGGAGATGGTTGCCGCACAGGGGATTTCTTAAAATGATATCCTGTGCCCTTATTGCACCATGGGATGAGAGGAGAGATGCAGAACCGCGTGCTCGCTCATCCTGCACGTACGCAGCGACTGACATTCAGCGCCATTCCATCGCGAAACACTATTTTACAGCTTAAAACCCATTCAGGATGTTGATTGGCTTTCTGCTGATCTGGAGTAACAACATGCTGTCTACTCCTGTCACATctaaagctgcagtcacaatgTTGCTGGCTTCCTATTGGCTGCTGGTTCAGGGCATGCACTGCTCTACTGCATTGTTAACTAGGGTCCAAGACTTCTGTGCAGCTTCTGCCACCTGCTGTAGTGTCCTCACTGACCCGCAGGGGGTGCTGGGTAGGTGTGCCAGGAATGCATGGCAGGTGGCAAAGTGCATATTTTCACAGGGTGTCACACAGGCCAAAACTGCACAGTGCAAGTGTGACGTCAACGGCCCTTTACACGGACCAATGATCATGGACAAACACTCATTAGAATGCCCGATTGTCGGCTGATTGCTGCCCTGTTGACTTGGGGCAAACtgtgggatgaaactaaaagggaggagacacagattagatattagacaatgagggggatcaatgagtggaacaggttaccacgggaggtggggagttctccttcaatggaagtcttcagaggctggacagacatctgtctgggatggtttagtgatcctgcactgagcagggggttggacccgatgaccccagaggacccgatgaccctggaggacccgatgacccccgggggacccttccaactctaccgttctaggattctatgattgtAACTTTCTAAAATGAGTGTTCTAGTTAATCCATCCCCTTGTGTAAGAGAATACTTTATTGGGGCACATGACCCCCAAGAGTCCGCCTGTGTAAAGGGGCGCCAATCAGCATGGTCGCTGCTCATGTACCACACAAGCCAACTCAGATGGTCATTCTGCCAGTCGGCAGCGCAAGCCTCTTTCATCAGAGATGTGCCGCATAAAAGACGCTCGTCGGCTGATCGGCAGATGGAGCGGACATTATGTTGTTGCCAGGTAAAAGGCCTTGAACCCCAAACCTCTTGCTGTGAAACCTACATTTCTGCGACTCTTCTTGGCGTTGTGTTTTCTGAACGCGCCAATTCCGCTTCACTGCAGATATCAAAAGAAGAAGAGGAGCCCTGAAAGTCCATCTGGTGACAAGCGGAGACGATTCTTATAATGCTGAAGATATAATCACTAAATGGCGCGGAACGTTTACAGGGTCATATGCTAAATATTATGTATTGCCCAAAGCCgcctctggggggcgccgctctGTCCGGTAGCGGGGGCTCAGCTGCCATATTTCCACTGTTCTTGCTGTGACTAATGTTTGCTGTTTTCTCCACAGTCCTCCTCTCTGGCGGAATTGTCGCAGTTGCTGGACAGTTTAAGAGTTGGGAGTTCGGGGCGTACGCCATGTATCCTTTGTACAGCGCCGGTCGCCATTGCAGGTGACTTGGTGATGAGCGCTCGCCATCCTCGGGGGCTGGTACATGAACGGCGGGGGACAAGGCTGTATTTACTGTGGTGTCACTTTAAGACCTTGAGTTTTACAATATCGGGTCATCGGGGAATTGGGAAATGTCAGGACAGGAAAAGGTCGCAATATGGAGGAGGAATATAGATACAAAGTAGCAGGAAGTGGCCTTTCGATACATTCCATGCAGCGCAATCATTAACCACTTACTGTCTGACCCAAATGTACAGAACTCGTCTTCCTACTATTCCGTGACGCTTGTGGATTTCCCCTTTGTGGGACATTCGGGATAATCAGCCGATCCTCCCTGTAATTACTGATCAGACCTGTAATTAGCATATTAATGGCCCCGGGATTCCCTGCTTGTGTCaccctgtaattggctgcagcttcCTGCCTGAACTCTCCAGCTCCTTCATCTCCGCACAAATCACTTCTAGGACTTCTTCACACGGGAGGAATAGTCTGCGGGGGTCCATGACAGCCCACCGGGCTTTCCAGAACTGACTGGAGATTGTAGCAGTCTTCTTCTGGTCCAACTTCTGGGACGCCTGCCGGGTTGCGCGCTGGGGGACCGCCTGCCGGGTTGCGCGCTGGGGGACCGCCTGCCGGGTTGCGCGCTGGGGGACCGCCTGCCGGGTTGCGCGCTGGGGGACCGCCTGCCGGGTTGCGCGCTGGGGGACCGCCTGCCGGGTTGCGCGCTGGGGGACCGCCTGCCGGGTTGCGCGCTGGGGGACCGCCTGCCGGGTTGCGCGCTTGGGACCGCCTGCCGGGTTGCGCGCTGGGGGACCGCCTGCCGGGTTGCGCGCTTGGGACCGCCTGCCAGATGCTGCATATTTCATAGAAAAAATATTgggccccttttttttcattagaGATAAACGAAAGTCCTGCCAAAGTAAGTTGCAGCAGATCTGCCGCGCCGCGTGACGCGGGCATTGTAATCGGGCATTCTCGGTCGGTCAGTCATTCTTACTAAAGCCTCAGTTCCAGCTTTCGCCCAGTCTGCTGTGGGCGAGGGGAAGTGGCAGCTGGTCTGACCACCCTTACTGCCCTCAGACTAAGGTCGCTGTCATACGGCCGAGAAaaacgtgcgagatttgtgtgttgcgagacggaCAGATCtcccacgaatatgaaccccgttctgaatggagtcatacaagagcgatatttttttcccccgcactgcaatcgcggcatgctctgtcTTCGCGCTCCTCGGGACGCATCGCCTTTTGTTtacaatgggacagtaaaatagATCGAACGGCGAGGGAGTTGCGGCGAgagcgatgcgaggtctcccattgaaaacagtggaaaACACTTGTGGATCCTTCGACGCGCCTGAAAGCTGCGCTGGAGGATCGCAACCTCATAGAAGGGATGGCAGTGGTCCTCGCATCCGCCGGtatatcgcatgttggcgagcacgatatctGGCTGAGGTTCATGGCGTTCGGCCGTCTGTAGGAAAAGGGGAAGCGaggaagggcttattcccacgagcggtTCGCATCCTTGTCCAGCGGGCGACACACAGGCCCACAATAGTAATGAGACGATTCCGACGGTCCAGGTTGGTGGTAGTCTTAGCGTGCGCCATTCTTGTCTGATTTCCCTGAAGAGAATAGCCCATTCAGGGTGGAGTTCTGACCGCGCCGATGTGACCGCTGTGTGTTGTAGATGCGAAGCGCACATGTGAATAAGCTCCAGAATAATCTTTTTAATGAGGGGCTCCATACTTAGTGACGAGGAGGGCGCCGGCCGCCATTACCGCCAGCGGAGGACCCTCAGATCCTTGGACTTAGAAGCAGATAGTTTGTGGGTAAGTGGATCTGAACAGCATGGAGCAGGTGGGGTGGGTTGTctccaggaccccagtgctgccccctatgtgTGCATCAGACTGTGTGATTCTTTAACCTCGGCCCCAGAGCTGCCGGCGCATTTGTCACCCTCCTAGAATATCCGAGAAGCAAAAGGAAAAAGGGCTCCACCATGGAGAGATGGTGAGTGCGCTGCGCCTGCGGGGTACCGAAGACCCCCATTTAGATCTCCAGTGCCCCCCTCTATTGTTGCCTCTGGTGTAACTGCTGGGGTTGCACTTGTatgaacaagcagagctgcacTGTAAAGCAAGGGGGAAGGACGGGATGCTAATGCACTGATGGGTTCTCACGTCTCTTGCAGTGGACAGAAGTACATGACCGCCGTGGTGAAAGTCTTTGGTCCTCTGACCCGTAACTATTACATCCGCGCTATTCTACACGCCGGGTGAGTACGTCTGAGCGCAGCCATTACTAATGTCAAATCAAACAAATCGCTGGTCTGAAGGGTTAATAATCCGGACGgcgctaaaggggttgtcctaaggTTTATCCGCTACCCTTGGGATGAGGAGGGGTGTCCGCTGGGACCCCGCTGACGATGAGGGGTTCCTGGAGCTGCTTCTCTCTGGGGGACGGGGGAGGTCCCCGGGGGTTGGGTCGTCGCCCCCCCATCAGACAcgcggcggtgggtggggaatGTTAGGACCCCTTTAATGCTGAATTCTGGTTTGTCCACAAGTGGAGCGTCCCGTTACTACGTTGTGCTCTACCAGAGGAACGGGGTCCGCAGCGcggcagaggggggagggggccGACCTTGGGAGATATCACAGCCAAGGAGCAGCACTGAGTATTTTAGCACGGGCGGGGCTGATGTGGTGGGAGTTCCCAAAGTTGGAGGCAGCGGGAcatcagcagcacagagtatttcaggaggggCGGGGCTGATGTGGTGGGAGGTCTCAGAGTTGAAGGCAGCGGGACATCAGCAGCACAGAGTGTTTAAGTAGGGGCGGGACTCATGTGGTAGGGGGTCCCAGACTGGAGGCAGCGGGATATCAGCGCTGCAGAGTATTTTTAGGAGGGGCAGGGCTGATGTGCTGGGAGTTCCCAAAGTTGGAGGCAGCGGGAcatcagcagcacagagtatttcaggaggggCGGGGCTGATGTGGTGGGAGGTCTCAGAGTTGGAGGCAGCGGGACATCAGCAGCACAGAGTGTTTAAGTAGGGACGGGACTCATGTGGTAGGGGGTCCCAGACTGGAGGCAGCGGGATATCAGCGCTGCAGAGTATTTTTAGGAGGGGCAGGGCAGATGTGCTGGGAGTTCCCAAAGTTAAAGGCAGCGGGACATCAGCAGCACTGAGTATTTCAGGAGGGGCAGGGCTCATGTGGTGGGAGGCCCCAGAGTGGAAGCAGCGGGACattagcagcacagagtatttcaggaggggCGGGGCTGATGTGTTGGGAGGTCCCAGAGTGGGAGCAGCAGGATTCCGCAGTAATGGAACTATGCAGTAACTTGGCATGTTACATGTTTTGGCTGCGCAGGTTGGCAGTTCCCGGGGGTTTCATCCTGGCCACCATCTTGGGCACCGTATGCCTTGGAATTGCAGCCATCATTTACTTGCTGGTGAGTATCTGTGCCCCTGATCTTACTGGGGGTCTATGCGGGGGGCAGTAAGTTATCCCTGGGAGTCTGTGCAGGGGACTGTTGGTTATCCCTGGGGGTCCGTGCGGGGGACTGTTGGTTATCCCTGGGGGTCCGTGCAGGGGACTGTTGGTTATCCCTGGGGGTCCGTGCAGGGGA
The Eleutherodactylus coqui strain aEleCoq1 chromosome 11, aEleCoq1.hap1, whole genome shotgun sequence genome window above contains:
- the CYBA gene encoding cytochrome b-245 light chain, producing MGQIEWAMWANEQALASGLILLSGGIVAVAGQFKSWEFGAYAIAAGAFVTLLEYPRSKRKKGSTMERCGQKYMTAVVKVFGPLTRNYYIRAILHAGLAVPGGFILATILGTVCLGIAAIIYLLAAIRGEEWHPIVPREPPKRKAAETIKRPPENPPPRPPPEVRRKQADEGHVNPIQVQDEV